The following are encoded in a window of uncultured Sphaerochaeta sp. genomic DNA:
- a CDS encoding efflux RND transporter permease subunit, with amino-acid sequence MKISHFAVRHPAVIGMLLIALIAFGLFALTGLNVEFMADISLPTVEVLAVYPGASAEDVERDVSKVLEEHFVTLPDFKSIESTSSGSISWVTITFRDGVDPYDMLGEIRNRIRQMEADLPDNLEGEPVAIVGSATMLPVMMFSVEAGEDTSHLSTYLEDTLIPRITRIQGVAEVSVTGMQSQEVRVRIRTKDLRARGISMLQVYQVLQYANMRLPVGDAVWHGNSANLRYDGSLESIGQLNNLPIGATEEGDVIRLSHVADIAFETAEMDAYADANQVPRVVISVTKRSDGNTLSIVREIKKVLSDAQKETGGAASFQILSDDSKNIIASLMKVSQSGLLGILMAVFVIFLFLSDPRATITIALSIPLSILFTFIGMRVAGVTINLMSLSGIVVALGMVVDGSIVMLEQVMRLHKEHKMPSEEALLRGADLVGSPILASTTTTLAVFIPLSLLSGIVGSILRDVALTLILALVASLLVALVVVPFILRLVLNVPEKARKREPRFSRMLDRLEGGYRKGLAWSLSNRKFILTLAILSLALVVMAGGILGLTFIPSTDNGDFNIALTFPQGYSLEQTRERALEAQALVSSHVPEIDSIVLFSGQGTGFGFSSPNQASIRVVLVPTKERKRSVHEIINEVQYLLSSRIVDATVNTTNGGFDALVGYISGGGGYGLKLVGENMELLHETAESLRLKLQEDPEVLVASIDTSYDANILVMDMSHQLMSNLGVNSSEAGLTANLLFQGMEVGNLTNVEGERYPIRLESDLKGLPITSSTLLSAEVPASTGELISFASLAELREERAVSRIVREDREKTVTVSATLISEDTKGVSARMQDHLDEHPLPEGIKTASGGLMELIADSIEPMATALAIAVFLVYTVMVIQFERFRQPLIVMASIPFSLIGVILGLLLFGSSISLISFMALIALGGIVVNNGIILIDAINVLREEEANEGEETLEMLRMSVANGGASRLRPILMTTLTTMLGVIPMAHATGEGAAIYAPLGQAIAGGLLSSTLITLFIIPILYYMTERRIIMKKQYMRDSR; translated from the coding sequence ATGAAGATTTCCCACTTTGCGGTACGACACCCAGCGGTTATTGGGATGCTCCTCATTGCCTTGATCGCCTTTGGGCTCTTTGCCCTGACTGGTCTGAATGTTGAATTCATGGCTGATATCAGTCTTCCTACCGTGGAAGTCCTCGCTGTCTATCCTGGAGCTAGTGCCGAAGACGTAGAGAGGGATGTAAGCAAGGTGCTTGAAGAGCACTTTGTCACCCTCCCTGATTTCAAGAGTATTGAATCAACAAGCAGTGGCTCTATCTCTTGGGTAACCATCACCTTCCGAGATGGGGTAGACCCGTATGACATGCTTGGGGAAATCCGTAACCGCATCAGGCAGATGGAAGCAGATCTTCCCGACAATCTTGAGGGAGAGCCGGTAGCAATCGTGGGTAGTGCTACCATGCTTCCGGTAATGATGTTCAGTGTTGAAGCAGGAGAGGATACCTCCCATCTCTCAACCTACTTGGAAGATACTCTCATCCCAAGGATCACCAGAATCCAGGGGGTTGCTGAGGTGTCGGTAACCGGCATGCAGTCCCAGGAAGTACGCGTGAGAATAAGAACCAAAGACCTGAGAGCAAGAGGAATCTCCATGCTGCAGGTGTATCAGGTTCTACAATATGCCAATATGCGCCTGCCTGTAGGGGACGCAGTATGGCATGGGAACAGTGCAAATCTCCGCTATGATGGGAGCCTGGAATCCATTGGACAGTTGAACAACCTCCCTATCGGGGCAACCGAGGAGGGGGATGTAATCAGGCTCAGTCATGTGGCAGATATTGCATTCGAGACAGCAGAGATGGATGCCTATGCCGATGCGAACCAAGTTCCGCGGGTCGTGATCTCAGTTACCAAGCGTAGCGATGGCAACACCCTTTCCATTGTTCGGGAGATCAAGAAGGTTCTCTCTGACGCACAGAAGGAAACGGGCGGAGCCGCTTCTTTCCAGATACTCAGTGATGACAGCAAGAACATCATCGCCTCATTGATGAAAGTCTCCCAGTCAGGACTGCTCGGCATCCTTATGGCAGTATTTGTCATCTTTCTGTTCCTGAGCGACCCAAGGGCAACCATTACCATAGCCCTCTCCATTCCTCTCAGCATTCTCTTTACCTTCATCGGCATGCGAGTGGCTGGGGTAACCATCAACTTGATGAGCCTCTCTGGCATTGTGGTTGCCTTGGGTATGGTGGTGGATGGTTCCATCGTCATGCTCGAACAAGTCATGCGTTTGCACAAAGAACACAAGATGCCCAGTGAGGAGGCACTGCTCCGTGGAGCGGACCTGGTGGGCTCCCCTATTCTTGCATCCACCACCACGACGCTCGCTGTATTCATCCCCCTCTCCCTGCTTTCTGGCATTGTAGGGTCAATTCTCCGGGATGTTGCCCTTACCTTGATCCTTGCCCTGGTAGCAAGCCTACTGGTGGCATTGGTGGTCGTTCCCTTTATCCTTCGCTTGGTTCTAAATGTTCCGGAGAAAGCAAGAAAGCGAGAACCTCGCTTCTCCAGAATGCTCGATCGTCTTGAAGGGGGATATCGAAAGGGGTTGGCATGGAGCTTAAGCAACCGGAAGTTCATCCTGACCCTTGCCATTCTCTCACTTGCCTTGGTCGTCATGGCAGGAGGCATCCTGGGGCTTACCTTCATTCCCTCGACTGATAATGGCGATTTCAACATTGCTCTCACATTTCCCCAAGGCTACAGCCTGGAGCAGACCAGGGAGCGGGCACTTGAAGCCCAAGCCTTGGTAAGCTCCCATGTACCAGAAATTGACTCCATCGTACTCTTCTCCGGACAAGGAACTGGATTTGGTTTCTCATCTCCCAACCAGGCAAGTATCCGTGTTGTGTTGGTGCCAACCAAGGAACGTAAGCGTTCTGTGCATGAGATCATCAATGAGGTGCAGTATTTGCTCTCCTCCCGCATTGTTGATGCCACAGTCAACACCACAAACGGAGGGTTTGATGCCCTGGTTGGATACATCTCCGGTGGTGGCGGTTATGGACTGAAGCTTGTCGGCGAGAATATGGAACTCCTGCATGAGACTGCAGAGTCACTGAGATTGAAACTGCAGGAAGATCCAGAGGTCCTCGTTGCCAGTATCGACACCAGTTATGATGCAAACATCCTGGTCATGGATATGTCCCACCAGCTTATGAGCAACCTTGGGGTGAACAGCAGCGAAGCGGGGCTGACAGCCAACCTCCTGTTCCAGGGAATGGAGGTAGGCAATCTTACCAATGTAGAGGGAGAGCGATATCCGATCAGGCTGGAGTCAGACCTCAAGGGCTTGCCCATTACCAGTTCCACCCTTCTCTCCGCAGAAGTTCCAGCATCCACTGGAGAGCTCATCAGCTTTGCAAGCCTTGCAGAGCTGAGAGAAGAGCGGGCAGTAAGCCGTATCGTCCGTGAGGACAGGGAGAAAACCGTAACAGTCTCTGCAACACTTATCAGCGAAGATACCAAAGGAGTGTCTGCAAGGATGCAGGACCACCTAGATGAGCATCCGCTCCCTGAAGGGATAAAGACAGCAAGTGGAGGGTTGATGGAACTTATTGCAGACTCCATCGAACCGATGGCTACCGCCCTCGCCATCGCTGTCTTCCTCGTCTATACCGTTATGGTCATCCAGTTCGAGAGATTCCGTCAGCCCCTGATCGTCATGGCATCCATCCCATTCAGCTTGATCGGGGTAATCCTGGGTCTCCTTCTATTCGGCTCATCCATCTCCCTAATCAGCTTCATGGCTCTCATAGCTCTTGGAGGAATTGTAGTGAACAACGGCATCATCCTGATCGATGCAATCAATGTACTGAGAGAAGAGGAGGCAAATGAGGGAGAAGAAACCTTGGAAATGTTACGCATGAGTGTGGCAAATGGAGGAGCCAGCCGCCTTCGTCCTATCCTGATGACCACCCTTACCACGATGCTCGGGGTAATCCCCATGGCTCATGCAACCGGGGAAGGAGCTGCAATCTATGCCCCACTTGGACAAGCCATTGCAGGAGGCTTGCTTAGTTCCACCTTGATAACGCTCTTCATCATTCCAATCCTGTACTATATGACTGAGCGTAGGATTATCATGAAAAAGCAGTATATGAGGGACAGCAGATGA
- a CDS encoding efflux RND transporter periplasmic adaptor subunit codes for MGKRSFFVFLRYFILLLGTAMIAYGIMQFSNKSLAEKTPTPVPVTTAKAEYGTLQESISLTAHVQSDHMVALLPLVSGKLETVSFELGDQVEKEQVLAQIDSEPYEQQRAQAASAKAVAQTTFTRVERLFQAKAVTEQAYEEAKANRDASLAQWELAELQMKHTAIKAPISGTVIEKYASEGNVASSQQPIALIADLDALSIKAQIPSYYFDIIQAQKEQLHIQVSRTDASGKVHLAQARLKAISPSINPSSNTFSLVSTIYEQDGSFVPGMTVTIRIVYNQIEGVYILGQEDRTVDGSFYVYDEETNTACYEKLDIIAENDSHVAIDPAYKDVSFIVGGQHTVLDGQTVSVQQTR; via the coding sequence TTGGGAAAACGATCTTTCTTCGTCTTTCTTCGCTACTTTATTCTCCTGCTTGGTACGGCCATGATCGCCTACGGCATCATGCAGTTCTCGAACAAGAGCCTTGCAGAGAAAACCCCTACTCCGGTTCCGGTCACCACTGCAAAAGCGGAGTATGGGACACTGCAAGAGAGCATCTCCCTTACTGCACACGTCCAAAGCGACCATATGGTTGCACTCTTACCCTTGGTTAGTGGAAAACTGGAAACGGTCTCCTTTGAACTGGGAGACCAGGTTGAGAAAGAGCAAGTACTGGCACAGATAGACAGTGAACCCTATGAGCAACAGCGTGCACAAGCAGCATCAGCAAAAGCAGTAGCCCAAACAACCTTCACACGTGTTGAGAGACTCTTTCAGGCAAAGGCAGTCACTGAGCAGGCCTATGAGGAAGCAAAGGCAAACAGGGATGCATCCCTGGCTCAGTGGGAACTGGCGGAATTGCAGATGAAGCATACTGCCATCAAGGCCCCGATATCCGGGACAGTCATTGAAAAGTATGCATCAGAGGGGAATGTTGCTTCCTCCCAGCAGCCTATTGCCCTGATAGCCGATCTCGATGCCTTGAGTATAAAGGCCCAGATCCCCTCTTACTATTTCGACATCATCCAAGCACAGAAGGAACAGTTGCATATCCAGGTAAGCAGAACGGATGCCTCGGGCAAAGTGCATCTAGCCCAAGCAAGACTCAAAGCAATCTCACCATCCATCAACCCCTCTTCGAATACCTTCTCACTGGTCAGTACCATATATGAGCAAGACGGCTCATTTGTACCCGGGATGACCGTTACAATCCGAATCGTCTACAACCAGATTGAAGGGGTATATATCCTTGGGCAAGAGGACCGCACGGTCGATGGTTCCTTCTACGTATATGATGAAGAGACTAACACAGCATGCTATGAGAAACTTGACATCATTGCTGAGAATGACTCCCATGTAGCCATTGATCCAGCCTATAAAGATGTATCCTTCATTGTGGGAGGACAGCATACGGTACTGGATGGACAGACAGTCTCCGTCCAGCAAACAAGGTAG
- a CDS encoding D-2-hydroxyacid dehydrogenase, translating to MRTIEILFLTSTHFCPDEAEITLLKERYPQVSLTVVEGKDYTVEQLAKAEILVGTPRTRDLREAKNLRWFQAQSSGVTPFVDTSLYVHKDIILTNAKGTYGRQIADHVLGMIIAFNHNLLTYHEQMKQKNWESHWPTKDLWDSTLLIIGYGDIGTNLALRAKAHEMHVIVVKRTPMEVPSHVDEIYTSDSLDELLPQADYVAVCAAATPDTENLLDRKRLQSMKQGSILINVARGSLVDEEALVELLKDGHIAATGLDVTQREPLEEESPLWTLPNVLITPHASGFSESDPHQVFALFLENLGHYLGDRKMKNLVDFSRKY from the coding sequence ATGAGAACCATTGAAATACTCTTTCTTACCAGCACCCATTTCTGCCCCGATGAAGCAGAGATCACCCTGCTCAAGGAGCGTTACCCCCAGGTCTCCCTGACCGTTGTTGAAGGGAAAGACTATACTGTTGAGCAACTAGCCAAGGCAGAAATTCTGGTAGGCACTCCAAGAACTCGTGACCTGAGGGAAGCCAAGAACCTCCGCTGGTTCCAAGCCCAGAGCAGTGGGGTCACCCCCTTTGTTGATACTTCGCTGTATGTCCACAAAGATATCATCCTCACCAATGCGAAAGGGACCTACGGTAGGCAGATTGCCGACCATGTCTTGGGTATGATCATTGCGTTCAATCATAACCTCCTGACCTATCATGAGCAGATGAAGCAAAAGAACTGGGAGAGCCACTGGCCTACAAAGGACCTGTGGGACAGCACCCTGCTTATCATCGGGTATGGGGATATTGGAACAAATTTGGCACTTCGGGCAAAAGCCCATGAAATGCATGTCATTGTGGTGAAGAGAACCCCTATGGAGGTCCCGTCACATGTCGATGAAATCTACACCTCTGACTCTCTGGATGAACTACTCCCCCAGGCAGATTATGTAGCGGTTTGCGCTGCGGCAACTCCCGATACCGAGAATCTGCTGGATCGAAAGAGACTCCAAAGCATGAAACAAGGCTCCATCCTGATCAATGTCGCCCGTGGCTCACTCGTCGATGAGGAAGCCTTGGTTGAACTCTTGAAGGATGGCCATATTGCTGCGACCGGTTTGGATGTCACCCAAAGGGAACCACTGGAGGAAGAGAGTCCGCTATGGACACTCCCGAATGTCCTGATTACCCCGCATGCAAGTGGATTCTCTGAAAGTGACCCACATCAGGTCTTTGCCCTATTCCTAGAGAACCTGGGCCACTATCTGGGGGACAGAAAGATGAAGAATCTGGTAGATTTCTCGCGGAAGTACTGA
- a CDS encoding diguanylate cyclase, with protein sequence MSSGRILTWKHTLFLILFLSIAVSLSFPAFYLLRRTKAVLTEEVQSKAVDIAHTISSVLEMEIDMYRKLSETENLNKDDELWPYYQKLNSMMRSIKSKADADFIFTGRYIDDQTSGYVLDGEDPESELFSPFGSTDGMNPTELLAYQQQKSMASDVETDPEWGSFLTGYSPIIDARDGTMVGLVGVDYSADFIQGRIKRIAQILIISFTLITLLTSIALETIILIAHEKAHSDELTKLGNKRAFNRALKHLHSQAIRTKRPYAVLLMDIDLFKNINDEYGHPAGDKVLVAVAKAILYASDQEQFCFRYGGDEFAVLIPQAEYMQALRVKRMIQEEVRNIIIPELGMQRFTVSIGSKIWNKGSSIEDMISEADVNLYKEKRNSASSLS encoded by the coding sequence ATGAGTTCCGGTCGTATCCTGACATGGAAACATACACTCTTTCTCATCCTTTTTCTCAGCATTGCTGTTTCATTGTCTTTTCCTGCCTTCTATCTCTTACGCCGCACAAAAGCTGTATTGACGGAAGAGGTACAATCAAAAGCAGTGGATATTGCACACACCATCTCCTCTGTCCTGGAGATGGAAATCGACATGTACCGAAAGCTCTCTGAGACCGAGAACCTGAACAAGGATGATGAGCTATGGCCGTACTACCAAAAGCTTAATAGTATGATGCGGTCAATTAAAAGCAAGGCTGATGCTGATTTCATCTTCACCGGACGCTATATTGATGACCAGACCAGTGGCTATGTGTTGGATGGAGAAGATCCAGAGAGTGAACTTTTCTCACCCTTCGGCAGTACTGATGGCATGAATCCTACTGAACTTCTGGCCTACCAACAACAAAAAAGCATGGCCAGTGACGTAGAAACCGATCCTGAATGGGGCTCTTTCCTCACCGGATACAGCCCGATCATTGATGCTCGTGACGGCACCATGGTGGGCTTGGTAGGTGTCGATTATTCTGCAGATTTCATTCAAGGTCGAATCAAGCGTATTGCTCAGATACTAATCATCAGTTTTACATTGATCACTTTACTAACAAGCATCGCGTTGGAGACAATTATCCTCATTGCCCATGAGAAAGCACACTCCGATGAACTGACCAAACTCGGTAACAAGAGAGCCTTCAACCGTGCATTGAAACACCTCCATTCCCAAGCAATCCGGACAAAACGGCCCTATGCTGTACTCCTAATGGATATTGACCTCTTCAAGAACATCAATGATGAGTATGGGCATCCCGCTGGGGATAAGGTATTGGTTGCCGTTGCCAAAGCCATTCTCTATGCATCGGATCAGGAACAGTTCTGCTTCCGTTATGGTGGTGATGAGTTTGCAGTACTCATACCACAAGCAGAGTACATGCAGGCACTGAGAGTGAAGCGAATGATCCAGGAAGAGGTGAGAAATATCATCATCCCTGAGCTTGGAATGCAACGCTTTACCGTGAGTATTGGATCCAAGATTTGGAATAAAGGATCCAGTATTGAGGATATGATCAGTGAGGCTGATGTCAATCTATACAAGGAAAAACGCAACAGCGCATCCTCTCTCTCATAA